From Alphaproteobacteria bacterium, the proteins below share one genomic window:
- the ubiB gene encoding 2-polyprenylphenol 6-hydroxylase, translating into MFRAIRHIGRLLKIARTLARHDALFLLDRLGVAPAVSLAARLVSRGRSKGRDGERLAAALEELGPSFIKLGQAMSTRADLLGDQMTADLAKLQDRLPPFPGAAARATIERELGMAVEECFESFDDVPVAAASIAQVHFAITTEGREVAVKILRPGIEDAFGRDLDLFYWIAEIVERTQPSFRRLKPVEVVRTFAETVALEMDLRYEAAAASELRENFEGDPYFIVPEVDWARTSRRVMTLERIAGTPVGDVEALVAAGQDLDAILEKAASAFFNQVFRDGFFHADMHPGNLFIDDDGNLVAVDFGIMGRLDRKTRYFLAEMLIGFLTGDYRGVAEVHFRAGYVPTDKSVDAFTQACRSIGEPLLGRPLHEISLARLLGQLFEVTEVFEMETQPQLLLLQKTMLLAEGMGRRLNPEINMWELARPLIEDWIRDNLGPEARLRDAADDFRGAVERLPAFLAEADRALQMFGDGGLRLHPESVRALRGGRNSAALLWPLWLAVALLAVITIAVL; encoded by the coding sequence ATGTTTCGCGCGATCCGCCACATCGGCCGTCTGCTCAAGATTGCGCGCACGCTCGCCCGGCACGACGCGCTGTTTCTGCTCGACCGGCTCGGCGTGGCGCCGGCGGTCAGCCTGGCGGCGCGGCTGGTATCACGCGGCCGCAGCAAAGGCCGCGACGGGGAGCGCCTGGCGGCGGCGTTGGAAGAGCTCGGGCCGTCGTTCATCAAGCTCGGCCAGGCGATGTCCACGAGGGCCGATCTGCTCGGCGACCAGATGACCGCCGATCTGGCCAAATTGCAGGACCGGCTGCCGCCGTTCCCCGGCGCCGCGGCGCGCGCCACGATCGAGCGCGAGCTCGGCATGGCCGTCGAGGAGTGCTTCGAATCCTTCGACGACGTGCCGGTCGCGGCGGCGTCCATCGCCCAGGTCCATTTCGCCATCACCACGGAAGGCCGCGAGGTCGCGGTAAAGATCCTGCGGCCCGGAATCGAGGATGCCTTCGGTCGCGATCTCGACCTGTTCTACTGGATCGCCGAGATCGTCGAGCGCACCCAGCCGTCGTTTCGCCGCCTCAAACCGGTCGAGGTCGTGCGGACGTTTGCCGAAACCGTCGCGCTCGAGATGGATCTGCGGTACGAGGCGGCGGCGGCAAGCGAATTGCGGGAAAATTTCGAGGGCGATCCCTATTTCATCGTCCCCGAGGTCGATTGGGCGCGGACTTCGCGCCGGGTCATGACGCTGGAGCGGATCGCCGGCACGCCGGTCGGCGACGTCGAGGCCCTGGTCGCCGCCGGCCAAGACCTGGATGCCATCCTCGAGAAGGCGGCCTCGGCGTTCTTCAACCAGGTGTTCCGCGACGGCTTCTTCCATGCCGATATGCACCCGGGCAATCTGTTCATCGACGACGACGGCAACCTGGTCGCCGTCGATTTCGGCATCATGGGCCGGCTCGACAGAAAGACCCGGTATTTCCTGGCGGAAATGCTGATCGGCTTCCTGACCGGTGACTATCGCGGCGTGGCCGAGGTCCATTTTCGCGCCGGCTACGTGCCGACGGACAAATCGGTCGACGCGTTCACCCAAGCCTGCCGCTCGATCGGCGAACCGTTGCTCGGCCGACCGCTCCATGAGATTTCGCTGGCCCGGCTGTTGGGTCAATTGTTCGAGGTCACCGAGGTCTTCGAAATGGAGACCCAGCCACAACTATTGCTATTGCAGAAAACCATGCTATTGGCGGAAGGCATGGGGCGCCGCCTCAATCCGGAGATCAATATGTGGGAACTGGCGCGACCGCTGATCGAGGACTGGATTCGCGACAATTTGGGCCCCGAAGCGCGGCTGCGCGACGCCGCCGATGATTTCCGCGGCGCCGTCGAGCGGTTGCCGGCCTTTCTCGCCGAGGCCGATCGCGCGCTGCAGATGTTCGGCGATGGCGGCCTCCGTTTGCATCCCGAATCGGTCCGCGCCTTGCGCGGCGGGCGGAATTCGGCCGCCCTGCTGTGGCCGTTGTGGTTGGCGGTGGCCCTGCTCGCGGTCATCACCATCGCCGTGCTCTAG
- the ubiE gene encoding bifunctional demethylmenaquinone methyltransferase/2-methoxy-6-polyprenyl-1,4-benzoquinol methylase UbiE, with protein MKAPGPIADPTANFGFRDIPADRKAGMVRAVFDSVAARYDLMNDLMSLGVHRLWKAAFVDWLRPHSGMKLLDVAGGTGDIALRCVGRCPGMAVAVCDINTSMLTAGRRRAIDRGVLSGVDWIAGDAEALPFADRSVDAYTIAFGLRNVTRIDAALKEARRVLRPGGRFLCLEFSRVSLPWLERAYDSYSFRWLPALGSRVAGDRDAYQYLVESIRRFPPQDELVRRIGAAGLDQVRFRNLSGGIAAIHSAWRV; from the coding sequence ATGAAGGCCCCAGGTCCCATCGCAGATCCGACAGCGAATTTCGGATTCCGCGACATTCCGGCCGACCGCAAAGCCGGTATGGTGCGCGCTGTTTTCGACAGCGTGGCCGCTCGCTACGATCTGATGAACGACTTGATGAGCCTCGGCGTTCATAGGTTGTGGAAGGCCGCATTCGTCGATTGGCTGCGGCCGCATAGCGGCATGAAGCTTCTCGATGTCGCCGGCGGCACCGGCGATATCGCTCTGCGTTGCGTCGGCCGTTGCCCGGGCATGGCGGTCGCCGTCTGCGATATCAACACCTCCATGCTGACCGCCGGCCGCCGGCGCGCGATCGATCGCGGCGTTCTTAGCGGTGTCGACTGGATCGCCGGCGATGCGGAAGCGCTGCCTTTCGCCGACCGCTCGGTCGACGCCTACACCATCGCCTTCGGATTGCGCAACGTGACCCGGATCGATGCCGCGCTGAAAGAGGCGCGGCGTGTGCTGCGTCCCGGCGGCCGCTTCCTGTGCCTTGAATTCAGCCGCGTTTCGCTGCCTTGGCTCGAGCGCGCATACGATTCCTATTCGTTTCGCTGGCTGCCCGCTCTGGGGAGCCGGGTCGCCGGCGATCGCGACGCCTACCAGTACCTGGTCGAGAGTATTCGCCGGTTTCCGCCCCAGGACGAGCTGGTCCGGCGGATCGGCGCGGCCGGGCTCGATCAGGTCCGCTTCCGCAACCTGTCGGGTGGCATCGCCGCCATCCATTCGGCGTGGCGGGTGTGA
- the mutM gene encoding bifunctional DNA-formamidopyrimidine glycosylase/DNA-(apurinic or apyrimidinic site) lyase has protein sequence MPELPEVETVCRGLAKVLEGRRLTNVEARRPDLRIPLPQDFCQRLTGNRVVRVGRRAKYMVVSFADGAVLISHLGMSGRMVIAEVPHQPPGAHDHIIFTTDEGVEIRFNDARRFGLMTLDHIDSIDAHPLLAGLGPEPLSNSFSGPVLAAAIRGRRSSIKAALLDQRVVAGIGNIYASEALYQAGISPRRRAGTVQRGRADRLSAAIRTVLERAIEAGGSSLRDHRQATGELGYFQHQWAVYDRAGAPCPDCSCDHAANGGIRRIVQQGRSTFYCPLRQR, from the coding sequence ATGCCCGAACTGCCCGAAGTCGAAACCGTTTGCCGCGGCCTTGCGAAAGTGCTCGAGGGGCGCCGCCTCACCAATGTCGAGGCGCGCCGGCCGGACCTGCGCATCCCGTTGCCGCAGGACTTTTGCCAACGGCTGACGGGCAATCGCGTCGTCCGCGTCGGGCGACGGGCGAAATATATGGTCGTCAGCTTCGCCGACGGCGCGGTGCTGATATCCCATCTCGGCATGTCGGGGCGTATGGTCATCGCCGAGGTCCCGCATCAACCGCCGGGCGCCCACGATCACATTATCTTCACCACCGACGAGGGCGTCGAAATCAGGTTCAACGATGCACGCCGGTTCGGATTGATGACGTTGGACCACATCGACAGCATCGACGCCCATCCCTTGCTCGCCGGCCTCGGGCCGGAGCCTCTCTCCAACTCCTTCAGCGGACCGGTGCTGGCCGCCGCCATCCGGGGCCGGCGGTCTTCGATCAAGGCCGCGCTGCTCGATCAACGGGTGGTCGCCGGGATCGGCAACATCTATGCGTCGGAAGCCCTGTACCAGGCCGGTATTTCGCCGCGGCGGCGGGCGGGCACGGTCCAGCGCGGGCGCGCCGACCGCCTCTCCGCGGCCATTCGAACCGTCCTCGAACGGGCGATCGAGGCCGGCGGGTCGTCGCTCCGCGACCACCGGCAGGCGACCGGCGAGTTGGGTTATTTCCAGCATCAATGGGCGGTCTACGACCGCGCCGGGGCGCCGTGCCCGGACTGTTCCTGCGACCATGCGGCGAACGGCGGAATCCGGCGCATCGTCCAGCAGGGCAGGTC